One genomic window of Fusarium fujikuroi IMI 58289 draft genome, chromosome FFUJ_chr01 includes the following:
- a CDS encoding related to cytochrome-c oxidase chain VIIc gives MLSSLTLPQASISQSPLLTVKMLSRAAARTTTSLVTKRGFQTTRARMSSPYHYPEGAYSNIPFNPRSKWFGLGYWTFMATGFFAPFGIAVYQTYKPQ, from the exons ATGCTATCATCACTGACACTTCCCCAAGCTTCCATCTCGCAATCTCCACTCCTCACCGTCAAG ATGCTCTCCCGCGCCGCCGCCCGTACCACGACCTCTCTGGTCACCAAGCGAGGTTTCCAGACCACCCGCGCCCGCATGTCCTCGCCCTACCACTACCCCGAGGGCGCCTACAGCAACATCCCCTTCAACCCTCGAAGCAAGTGGTTCGGCCTCGGATACTGGACCTTCATGGCCACCGGCTTCTTCGCTCCCTTCGGCATTGCTG TCTACCAGACCTACAAGCCCCAGTAA
- a CDS encoding related to FAD dependent oxidoreductase codes for MGSIISTLKSTASAISAGLKTVLTLHKQFSSLLERASSEPGFPVPQSTKSYWLDDPPFPALCDIRDDKLPSEVDIVVIGSGITGAAVTKSLLELSNSSLRVVVCEARQLCSGATGRNGGHIKSAPYDEFAMFKSKLGPENARRIVRFKRRHLEMMKQLGKGIEVAEVREVETVDVFVEREDFEKAKNQVEDVRAWMPEEKHRVWEAEEARKEFGLNELVVGAVTYTAGALWPYRLVTSVWNDLLERFSGLSINTHTPVEKVSHNPDGSYTVTTPRGVIKAKHVIHTTNAHAGQLLPPVRGCVVGAIAHMSAQRPGSSFPPTQGNRSWSVIYSPGFDYITQRPDRPDGTPGDLMIGGGFFRSKEDGLDQVGIWDDSKNHALPLMHIRGVMPSVYEPNWGTGSSLIKAWTGIIGFTGDLMPLVGRAPGSKGSGEWMAAGFCGEGMVYAWLCGTALAVMVLGKEGEKLGEGVGRPGGRLEEWFPGDLLGVDKERLRRAYIANAAEFFE; via the exons ATGGGTTCCATTATATCGACGCTCAAATCAACGGCATCGGCCATATCAGCTGGTCTGAAGACTGTTCTGACGCTTCACAAGCAattctcatctcttctcGAACGCGCGTCCTCAGAGCCAGGATTTCCCGTGCCACAGTCCACAAAGTCATACTGGCTCGACGACCCGCCATTCCCAGCACTATGCGACATCCGAGATGACAAGCTTCCCTCAGAAGTAgacatcgtcgtcatcggcaGCGGCATCACAGGCGCAGCAGTAACAAAATCTCTGCTAGAGCTGTCCAACTCTAGTCTAAGAGTTGTAGTCTGTGAAGCAAGACAGCTATGCAGCGGTGCAACGGGTAGAAATGGCGGACATATTAAAAGTGCGCCATATGATGAATTCGCCATGTTCAAGTCGAAATTGGGACCGGAGAATGCGAGGCGGATAGTGAGGTTTAAGAGAAGGcacttggagatgatgaagcagCTGGGGAAGGGGATCGAGGTTGCTGAGGTCAGAGAGGTTGAGACGGTGGATGTTTTTGTTGAGAGGGAGGATTTTGAGAAGGCGAAGAAccaggttgaggatgttaGGGCGTGGATGCCTGAGGAGAAGCATCGGGTTtgggaggcggaggaggcgaGAAAGGAA TTTGGTTTAAATGAGCTTGTTGTGGGAGCTGTGACTTACACGGCTGGCGCACTCTGGCCATATCGTCTTGTCACGAGTGTGTGGAACGATTTACTCGAGCGATTCTCGGGGTTGAGTATCAATACTCATACACCCGTCGAGAAGGTATCTCATAACCCAGATGGCTCTTATACAGTTACAACACCTCGTGGAGTCATCAAGGCGAAGCATGTCATTCACACAACGAATGCTCATGCTGGACAACTCCTCCCTCCAGTCAGGGGCTGTGTCGTCGGTGCCATCGCACATATGAGCGCTCAGCGACCAGGATCTTCATTCCCTCCAACCCAAGGAAACCGCTCATGGTCTGTAATCTACAGCCCAGGCTTCGACTACATAACCCAACGACCAGATCGACCAGATGGCACACCAGGCGATCTAATGATAGGAGGAGGTTTCTTCCGCAGCAAGGAAGACGGTCTCGATCAAGTCGGAATCTGGGACGATAGCAAAAACCACGCCCTTCCCCTAATGCACATCCGCGGCGTGATGCCCTCCGTCTACGAACCAAACTGGGGCACCGGAAGCAGTCTCATCAAAGCCTGGACTGGCATCATAGGCTTCACGGGTGATTTGATGCCCCTTGTTGGACGAGCCCCTGGGTCGAAAGGATCAGGGGAGTGGATGGCTGCTGGGTTCTGTGGCGAGGGGATGGTGTATGCTTGGCTTTGTGGGACGGCGTTGGCGGTCATGGTGCTTGGTAAAGAGGGGGAGAAGTTGGGAGAGGGTGTTGGGAGGCCGGGGGGGCGGTTGGAGGAGTGGTTTCCGGGGGATCTATTGGGGGTTGATaaggagaggttgaggagggcTTATATCGCTAATGCGGCGGAGTTTTTTGAGTAG
- a CDS encoding related to conserved membrane protein, putative, whose amino-acid sequence MTTQASSSHPLPPPLHLTIRFTTAQPDLELDIPSPQTTTVFALKHLLRTRLSSKSRLRLIHQGHILPDASALSSVLKPHPAPPRTNDDPKGKGKAVEGANVSRVYVNCSIGDELSSEELKKEEEEALKPPKEATGDGSKPATSTRPRPRGFDRLLQSGFSPSEIATLRTQFTSIHTSRFTPDAMPSPDTLRNMEDAWIDNNAEGIPSGSNPLDDENSGMASVLEILIKAMMVGFFFPLGSLAWLMRQEGIWSKRWQIFVGFGVVFSLFIGFIMELSGDRP is encoded by the coding sequence atgaccactcaagcctcatcatcacaccctctccctcctccccTCCATCTCACAATCCGCTTCACAACAGCCCAACCAGATCTCGAACTCGACATCCCCTCACCCCAAACAACAACCGTCTTCGCTCTCAAACACCTCCTCCGCACACGACTGTCATCCAAAAGTCGACTACGCCTCATTCACCAAGGCCATATCCTCCCCGATGCTTCAGCGCTGAGCTCGGTCCTAAAACCACATCCTGCGCCGCCGCGCACCAATGATGATCCGAAGGGGAAGGGCAAGGCTGTTGAGGGTGCGAATGTGTCGCGGGTCTATGTTAATTGCTCCATTGGTGACGAGTTGTCGAGcgaggagttgaagaaggaggaggaggaggcgctTAAGCCACCGAAAGAAGCAACTGGTGATGGTTCGAAACCTGCGACTTCAACGAGGCCGCGACCACGGGGATTCGATCGATTGCTGCAGTCTGGATTTTCGCCTTCAGAAATCGCAACTTTGAGAACGCAGTTCACATCAATCCATACATCACGCTTCACACCAGACGCTATGCCATCGCCTGACACCCTCCGCAACATGGAAGACGCATGGATCGACAACAACGCTGAAGGTATCCCCTCCGGATCCAATCCACTCGATGACGAAAACTCCGGCATGGCTTCTGTACTAGAAATACTAATCAAAGCCATGATGGTCGGATTCTTCTTTCCACTTGGAAGTCTAGCATGGCTGATGCGCCAGGAGGGTATCTGGAGTAAGAGATGGCAGATATTCGTTGGCTTCGGTGTTGtctttagtctttttattgGTTTTATCATGGAGCTGTCAGGAGACCGGCCTTAG
- a CDS encoding related to GTPase Rho — protein sequence MSLLNMMPEERIDSWRQRVPSRMDREDPFEGDHFDERPSTRLTFHDVSPPEARPSTRLGFFRAATPMFGRSSTPSSTRPASSMMQRRVEGKRRSFLSLLTRKRKRKEPEEIPRDPVRLNFLFVGSKAAGQTSLLFRSRYGYFPDSNAFSRPLFETYVNERIYHNQPLTYIEWDAVFLCFDISDKISMYTIIQWWHHASSQGFTKSASFAPLLYLVGLKKDLRDQCFLEDHQTGSAFSSSGLLAYPTCCICSSEATWQATRIGAHKYIECSAATGEGMKEVIDDSGREAMRRLVGGQVPEEEVIPKKKRRFF from the exons ATGTCACTACTCAACATGATGCCTGAAGAGCGCATCGACTCATGGCGTCAACGCGTTCCAAGCCGCATGGATCGCGAGGATCCCTTCGAAGGAGACCACTTCGACGAACGTCCCTCCACACGCCTC ACATTTCATGATGTTTCTCCTCCTGAGGCTAGACCTTCTACGCGCCTGGGCTTCTTCCGCGCCGCTACACCTATGTTCGGACGTAGTTCTACACCTTCTTCTACTCGACCTGCTTCAAGCATGATGCAACGACGTGTGGAGGGGAAGCGAAGGAGTTTTCTGAGCTTGCTTACtcgcaagaggaagagaaaggagcCGGAGGAGATTCCGAGGGATCCTGTCCGTTTGAACTTTTTGTTTGTGGGGAGTAAGGCCGCTGGGCAGACGTCTTTGCTATT TCGATCCCGTTATGGATACTTCCCTGAT TCAAATGCCTTTTCTCGTCCTCTGTTTGAGACCTACGTCAACGAACGAATCTACCACAACCAACCT CTGACCTACATCGAATGGGATGCCGTGTTTCTCTGCTTCGACATCTCGGATAAGATATCCATGTACACAATCATCCAATGG TGGCATCACGCTTCGAGCCAAGGCTTCACCAAATCTGCGAGTTTTGCGCCATTGCTGTACCTCGTCGGTCTAAAGAAGGATCTTCGCGACCAGTGCTTTTTGGAAGATCATCAGACTGGTTCTGCATTCTCGTCTTCTGGATTGCTGGCGTATCCGACTTGCTGCATTTGCTCATCAGAG GCAACTTGGCAGGCCACTCGGATTGGCGCACACAAATACATCGAATGCTCGGCTGCGACTGGTGAAGGGATGAAGGAGGTCATCGATGACTCTGGAAGAGAGGCGATGAGAAGACTTGTTGGGGGGCAAGTGCCTGAGGAGGAGGTTAttcccaagaagaagcgacgTTTCTTCTAA
- a CDS encoding probable ATP dependent RNA helicase, protein MDEMFDVFEGKVDAPSASEDEHVTNRKGDTKKRKANAINGENGDAAKTEDVDMDAKTESSKDEGDSSDDEESSESASQQDSKRRKKEDGVGPVMADTFQTAESREVAGAATFTEQDSSLVLSHNIQHQVALPPDLDYEYVPLSEHKAPEQPARTWNFKLDPFQSLSVASIEREESVLVSAHTSAGKTVVAEYAVAQCLKRNQRVIYTSPIKALSNQKYRDFEAIFGDVGLMTGDVTINPTASCLVMTTEILRSMLYRGSEIMREVAWVVFDEIHYMRDKIRGVVWEETIIMLPDKVRYVFLSATIPNAFQFAEWIAKIHHQACHVVYTDFRPTPLQNYFFPCGGTGARLIVDEKSNFNEQNFNKVMQEVEEKKGADPNDPNARQKGKGKNKKTNKGGADSGSDISKIIRMTIKKKFNPVIVFNFSKRECENLAMNISSLSFNDDSEKAMVRKVFNSAIESLSEGDRELPQIINLLPLLERGIGVHHSGLLPILKETIEILFQESLIKVLFATETFSIGLNMPAKTVVFTQVTKWDGVKRRPLTSSEYIQMAGRAGRRGLDARGIVIMMIDDKLEPDTAKEIVTGHQDRLNSAFYLGYNMILNLLRIEAISPEFMLERCFHQFQNAASVPSLEKELMTLQQERDNTSIADESTVKDYYQIRQQLSAYTKDMRTVIQHPNYSISYLQPGRLVQIYNPNQPVEDAPMPVGLKPFGDDDDDDVKFAVVPCLLTCIKAISQIRLFLPKEGLKSESERETLTKSLMEVKRRFPDGLPVLDPIENMEITDESFKKLLRKIEVLESRLLANPLHLSPLLPALWDQYHAKVKLTEKVKETKKSIAKAYSIAQMDELKSRKRVLRRLGFINDSEVVQLKARVACEISSTEGHELLLSELLFDRFFNELTPEMCAAVMSCFIFDEKIETTQLKEELSKPYREIQAKARIIAKVSQECKLEVNEEEYIQKLKWQLMETVYAWAQGRPFIEICKMTKVYEGSLIRLFRRLEELLRQMGQAAKVMGNDDLTKKFEDSLSKIRRDIVAAQSLYL, encoded by the exons ATGGATGAGATGTTTGATGTGTTCGAGGGCAAGGTGGACGCCCCGAGCGCGAGCGAAGATGAGCATGTGACGAATCGCAAGGGTGACacgaaaaagagaaaggcaaACGCGATAAACGGCGAGAATGGCGATGCTGCGAAAACTGAGGACGTTGACATGGACGCCAAGACCGAGTCTTCAAAAGACGAAGGAGATTCttctgacgatgaagagTCTTCGGAGAGCGCCAGTCAGCAGGACTCCAAACgaaggaagaaggaggatggCGTTGGTCCTGTCATGGCAGATACTTTCCAGACGGCCGAGTCGAGAGAAGTTGCTGGCGCAGCTACTTTCACAGAGCAGGATTCATCGCTTGTTCTGTCGCACAATATTCAGCATCAGGTTGCCTTGCCTCCGGATCTAGACTACGAATACGTCCCCCTTTCCGAGCACAAGGCCCCAGAGCAACCCGCGCGAACATGGAATTTCAAGCTCGATCCTTTCCAGAGTCTTTCCGTGGCGTCTAtcgagagagaggagagtgTTCTCGTTTCCGCGCACACTTCTGCCGGAAAGACTGTTGTGGCTGAGTATGCTGTCGCACAGTGTTTGAAGCGCAATCAAAGAGTCATCTACACAAGTCCCATCAAGGCTTTAAGTAACCAAAAGTACCGAGATTTCGAGGCCATCTTTGGAGATGTTGGTCTCATGACTGGTGATGTTACTATCAACCCTACGGCAAGTTGTCTTGTCATGACGACTGAGATTTTGCGATCTATGTTGTATCGCGGTTCTGAGATTATGCGAGAAGTCGCTTGGGTCGTCTTTGATGAGATTCACTACATGAGAGACAAGATAAGAGGTGTTGTTTGGGAAGAGACCATCATCATGCTTCCCGACAAGGTCCGATACGTCTTCCTCTCTGCCACCATTCCCAACGCTTTCCAATTCGCCGAATGGATTGCCAAGatccatcatcaagcttgtcacgTTGTGTATACCGATTTCCGACCTACTCCCCTACAGAACTACTTCTTCCCCTGTGGTGGTACTGGCGCTCGTCtcatcgttgatgagaagagcaacTTCAACGAGCAGAATTTCAACAAGGTCATGCAAGAGgttgaggaaaagaagggcgCTGACCCCAATGATCCTAATGCTCGTCAGAAAGGAAAgggcaagaacaagaagaccaacaagGGTGGTGCTGACAGTGGCTCGGATATCTCCAAGATTATTCGAATgaccatcaagaagaagttcaATCCCGTCATTGTTTTCAACTTTAGCAAGCGAGAGTGTGAGAACTTGGCCATGAATATTTCGTCACTCAGCTTCAACGACGATTCCGAGAAGGCCATGGTTCGCAAGGTTTTCAACAGCGCTATTGAGAGTTTGTCAGAGGGAGATCGAGAGCTTCCTCAGATTATCAACTTGCTACCTCTTTTGGAGCGAGGTATCGGTGTCCATCACTCTGGTCTGCTACCCATCCTCAAGGAGACTATCGAGATTCTCTTTCAGGAGTCTCTCATCAAGGTTCTTTTCGCGACTGAGACCTTCTCCATCGGTCTCAACATGCCTGCCAAGACTGTTGTTTTCACCCAAGTGACCAAGTGGGATGGTGTCAAGAGACGCCCTCTCACTTCATCCGAGTACATCCAGATGGCTGGACGTGCTGGTCGTCGTGGTCTCGATGCTCGTGGTATTGTTATCATGATGATTGACGACAAGCTCGAACCCGACACTGCCAAGGAGATTGTTACCGGCCACCAAGATCGACTCAACTCTGCTTTCTACCTCGGTTACAACATGATTCTCAACTTGCTACGTATCGAAGCTATCTCGCCCGAATTTATGCTGGAGCGATGCTTCCATCAATTCCAGAACGCGGCTAGCGTTCCCTCTTTGGAGAAGGAGTTGATGACATTACAGCAGGAGCGCGACAACACCAGTATCGCCGACGAGTCCACGGTCAAGGACTACTACCAGATTCGACAGCAGCTCAGCGCTTATACTAAGGATATGCGCACTGTTATCCAGCACCCCAACTACAGCATTTCCTACCTGCAGCCAGGTCGTTTGGTGCAGATTTACAACCCCAA TCAACCCGTCGAAGATGCCCCTATGCCCGTTGGCCTCAAACCTTtcggcgacgacgacgacgacgacgtcAAGTTTGCTGTTGTCCCTTGTCTTCTAACTTGCATCAAGGCTATTAGTCAGATTCGTCTTTTCCTACCTAAGGAAGGCCTCAAGTCTGAGTCAGAAAGGGAGACGCTCACAAAGTCTTTGATGGAGGTCAAGCGCCGCTTCCCCGATGGTCTGCCTGTTCTGGACCCCATCGAGAACATGGAAATCACCGATGAATcgttcaagaagcttcttcgCAAGATCGAAGTCCTCGAGTCCCGACTTCTGGCTAACCCTCTTCACCTATCGCCCCTTCTTCCTGCTCTTTGGGACCAGTACCACGCCAAGGTTAAGCTcaccgagaaggtcaaggagaccaagaagtcCATCGCCAAGGCGTACAGTATTGCCCAGATGGATGAACTCAAGTCTCGCAAGCGTGTGCTGCGACGTCTCGGCTTTATTAACGATTCCGAAGTCGTCCAGCTAAAGGCTCGCGTCGCCTGTGAGATTTCATCCACCGAAGGCCACGAGCTGCTTCTCTCCGAATTGCTCTTCGACCGATTCTTCAACGAGCTTACTCCTGAGATGTGTGCTGCCGTCATGAGTTGCTTTATCTtcgatgagaagattgagaCAACCCAGCTCAAGGAAGAGTTATCGAAACCTTATCGTGAGATTCAGGCAAAGGCTCGCATCATTGCCAAGGTCAGCCAGGAATGCAAGCTTGAGGTCAATGAGGAGGAATAtatccagaagctcaagtgGCAGCTGATGGAGACGGTCTACGCATGGGCCCAAGGACGTCCTTTCATTGAGATTTG CAAAATGACAAAGGTCTACGAAGGCTCTCTGATCCGTCTCTTCCGTCGTCTGGAAGAGCTGCTTCGCCAGATGGGCCAGGCCGCCAAGGTTATGGGCAACGACGATCTAACGAAGAAGTTCGAGGACAGTTTATCCAAGATCCGTAGAGATATTGTGGCCGCGCAGAGCTTGTACCTATAA
- a CDS encoding dioxygenase family protein, whose protein sequence is MAPSAVETQAPTVDAQKVKLYPGHVEGVYKELSPVAYRREAEEKGIDGHAAAKYPNYLPTWNKDQVYPPLEPFEHYEHGKDADPTFPNLLKSTTKISHLTPTIGTEIEGVQLSSLSDAGKDELARYVAERKVVAFRNQDFADLPISEALKFGGYFGRHHIHPTSGSPEGHPEIHLVHRSAGDKSYEEFFKTRVSSVAWHSDITYEQQPPGTTFLYVLDNPDTGGDTLFANTVEAYNRLSPTFQKLLHGLKATHSGIEQVNASVKKGSIKRREPVVNEHPIVRTHPVTGEKSLFVNPQFTRSIVGLKKEESDAILNFLYEHIAWGADFHARVRWQEKTVVVWDNRSVQHTAILDWHSGQRRHLARITPQAERPYETPFEG, encoded by the exons ATGGCTCCCTCAGCTGTTGAGACACAGGCTCCTACAGTCGATGCACAGAAAGTAAAGCTCTACCCCGGCCACGTCGAGGGCGTTTACAAGGAGTTATCCCCCGTCGCGTACCGTCGTGAAGCCGAAGAGAAAGGCATCGACGGCCACGCTGCCGCAAAG TACCCAAACTATCTCCCAACATGGAACAAAGACCAAGTCTACCCTCCCCTCGAGCCCTTCGAGCACTACGAACACGGCAAAGACGCAGACCCAACATTCCCCAACCTCCTCAAGTCCACCACAAAGATCTCCCATCTCACACCCACAATCGGCACTGAGATCGAGGGCGTCCAACTGAGCAGTCTCTCCGACGCCGGCAAAGACGAACTAGCTCGCTACGTCGCCGAGCGCAAAGTCGTCGCCTTCCGCAACCAAGACTTCGCAGACCTCCCCATCTCCGAAGCCCTCAAGTTCGGCGGTTACTTCGGCCGTCATCACATACACCCTACGTCTGGTTCGCCAGAGGGCCATCCCGAGATCCATCTCGTGCATAGAAGTGCGGGTGATAAGTCGTACGAGGAGTTCTTCAAGACGCGGGTTAGCTCTGTGGCGTGGCATTCTGATATTACGTACGAGCAGCAGCCGCCGGGAACGACGTTTCTTTATGTCCTTGATAACCCTGACACTGGCGGTGATACCCTCTTTGCGAATACTGTTGAGgcttataatagattatcGCCGACGTTTCAGAAGTTGCTGCATGGACTTAAGGCGACGCATTCTGGGATTGAGCAGGTTAATGCTAGTGTGAAGAAGGGGAGTATCAAGAGACGTGAACCCGTTGTCAATGAGCATCCTATTGTGCGAACACACCCTGTTACCGGGGAGAAGTCGCTTTTTGTCAACCCTCAGT TCACACGAAGCATTGTCggtctcaagaaggaagagtctgatgccattctcaactTCTTATATGAGCATATTGCTTGGGGCGCCGACTTCCACGCTCGTGTGAGATGGCAGGAAAAGACTGTTGTGGTCTGGGATAACAGATCAGTTCAGCATACTGCTATTCTTGACTGGCACTCTGGTCAGCGACGACATCTTGCTCGCATCACACCACAGGCTGAGAGGCCATATGAGACCCCTTTTGAGGGTTAG
- a CDS encoding related to RSM25-mitochondrial ribosomal protein, small subunit: MGGRQIRPARVLQTVTEELNHNVLGDKSIPTPPWYNIMQSVPPAETLVRNVTPRLRSPNLQVRKPKNLYRPQGIWYREDRLRSTFYRDHPWELARPRVILESDGKDYQYCDWSKGLRQPNIPLSGEWQVSLDRYVVQRQLWLMEKERLSEKKAYDITRREFYRLRQEEEIEKRVALEEAKHVGAYFGKSRIDVSHQLEDREFENWKIWAGKETERQEASRNSEIEDFGLEEVEEDIADDAEPEEKAEAVEGKKSP; encoded by the exons ATGGGAGGCAGACAGATCCGACCCGCAAGGGTCCTACAAACAGTCACGGAAGAGCTCAACCACAACGTCCTCGGCGACAAATCCATCCCTACGCCGCCATGGTATAACATCATGCAATCCGTCCCTCCGGCCGAGACACTCGTTCGAAACGTCACCCCCCGTCTAAGATCGCCGAACCTACAAGTTAGAAAGCCAAAGAACCTCTATCGGCCTCAAGGGATATGGTATCGTGAGGATAGGCTGCGATCAACGTTCTATCGAGATCATCCTTGGGAGTTGGCGAGACCTCGGGTTATTCTTGAGTCAGACGGAAAGGATTACCAGTACTGCGATTGGAGCAAGGGCTTGAGACAGCCTAATATTCCTTTATCGGGTGAATGGCAAGTTTCTCTGGATCGGTA TGTTGTTCAACGACAATTATGGTTGATGGAGAAAGAGAGGCTGTCGGAGAAAAAGGCATACGATATCACACGCCGCGAATTCTACCGTCTAcgccaagaggaagagatcgagaagcGAGTGGCCCTTGAGGAGGCCAAGCACGTAGGCGCTTACTTTGGCAAGTCCCGCATTGATGTTTCGCACCAGCTCGAGGACCGTGAGTTCGAGAACTGGAAGATCTGGGCTGGAAAGGAGACGGAGCGACAAGAGGCGAGTCGCAATTCGGAGATCGAGGACTTTGGTCtcgaggaggtggaggaggacaTCGCAGATGATGCAGAGCCAGAGGAAAAGGCCGAGGCTGTTGAGGGCAAGAAATCACCTTGA
- a CDS encoding related to permease, with the protein MAAVGDSKGVIGKTESEDRRFDSGDETANSSIEHPFSDPEVADRWRKVYENAQYENRHRFDPSFTWTAQEEKKLVRKIDFRICLWAWVMFLSLDFHRRNINRAISDNMLPEVGMNTNDFNYGQTIFLVSFLSAELPSGLISKKLGADRWIPFLICSWSLVAGSQAALHSRGAYFAIKALLGLLMGGFIPDIVLWLTYFYKSNELPIRLAFFWTALSTSNILGSLLAAGILQMRGVLGWGGWRWLFLLEAIGTFIIGLFSWVLMPPGPCQTKSWFRGKNGWFNEREEYIMVNRLLRDDPSKGDMNNREAVNLPKLWKAVKDWEQWPLYIIGLMVYIPPAPFNTYLSFILRQIGFSVFEANLLAIPSQFLYAVNLLIITWLSERVQERGMLSSLSNIWIFPWVLALVVLPGDISPWVRYALITGLLSYPYCHAILVGWNAKNSNSVRTRAISAALYNMFVQTGNIAASNIFREDDQPLYRRGNRVILGITSANIVLFYIVKAFYIWRNKVRDARWNALTKEQQQDYILNTADEGQQRLDFRFAH; encoded by the exons ATGGCTGCCGTTGGAGACTCCAAAGGGGTCATCGGCAAGACTGAGTCTGAGGACCGTCGTTTTGACAGCGGTGATGAGACCGCCAATTCGTCAATCGAGCATCCTTTCTCGGATCCAGAGGTTGCGGATCGTTGGAGGAAGGTGTATGAGAATGCTCAATATGAGAATCGACATCGGTTCGATCCAAGCTTCACTTGGACTGctcaggaagagaagaagctggttaGAAAG ATCGACTTCCGCATTTGTCTCTGGGCCTGGGTCATGTTCCTCTCCCTAGACTTCCACCGACGAAACATCAACCGTGCTATTTCCGACAACATG TTGCCCGAAGTAGGCATGAACACTAATGATTTCAACTACGGCCAAACT ATCTTTCTCGTGTCCTTCCTCTCAGCTGAGCTTCCCAGTGGCTTGATTAGCAAGAAACTTGGTGCTGATAGATGGATTCCCTTTCTCATCTGCAGTTGGTCACTTGTTGCGGGCTCACAGGCTGCGCTGCATAGCAGGGGTGCTTATTTTGCTATCAAGGCACTCTTGGGTCTTTTGATGGGTGGATTTATTCC TGATATTGTTCTTTGGCTCACTTACTTCTACAAGTCCAATGAGCTACCCATCAGACTAGCTTTCTTCTGGACTGCCCTGAGCACCAGTAACATTTTGGGGTCTCTTCTTGCCGCTGGTATCCTTCAGATGAGAGGCGTTCTCGGCTGGGGCGGTTGGCGATGGCT ATTCctccttgaagccattggcaCTTTCATCATTGGCCTCTTCTCTTGGGTTCTCATGCCTCCTGGTCCCTGTCAGACCAAGAGTTGGTTCCGTGGCAAGAATGGCTGGTTCAATGAACGTGAGGAGTACATCATGGTGaatcgtcttcttcgcgaTGATCCTAGCAAGGGTGATATGAACAACAG AGAGGCCGTCAACCTTCCCAAGCTCTGGAAAGCCGTCAAGGACTGGGAGCAGTGGCCGCTCTACATCATCGGTCTCATGGTGTACATCCCTCCGGCGCCCTTCAACACATATCTCTCTTTCATCCTGCGTCAAATTGGCTTTTCTGTCTTCGAAGCCAATCTTCTCGCTATTCCCTCACAATTTCTCTACGCTGTCAACttactcatcatcacctggCTCTCTGAGCGTGTCCAAGAACGAGGCATGCTGTCGTCCCTCTCCAACATTTGGATCTTCCCATGGGTTCTTGCCCTCGTCGTTCTTCCTGGCGACATATCCCCCTGGGTTCGATACGCTCTCATCACAGGTCTTTTGAGTTACCCCTACTGCCATGCTATTCTCGTCGGTTGGAACGCCAAGAACAGTAATAGTGTACGCACGAGAGCTATTAGTGCTGCTTTGTACAATATGTTCGTGCAGACTGGTAACATTGCTGCATCCAACATCTTCCGTGAAGACGATCAGCCTCTGTACAGGCGAGGCAACAGGGTCATCCTTGGCATCACGTCTGCCAACATTGTCTTGTTTTATATCGTCAAGGCGTTCTATATCTGGAGGAACAAGGTCCGCGATGCGAGATGGAATGCTTTGACaaaggagcagcagcaggacTACATTCTGAATACAGCGGATGAGGGCCAGCAGCGTTTGGACTTTAGATTTGCTCACTAG